The following coding sequences are from one Verrucosispora sp. WMMD573 window:
- a CDS encoding ArdC family protein: MAMTAEQRDAFLERTQAEFDARLARLAADPTEWVTFIEEAAVFGARYSLHNQFLLSLQAAERNVEPRYFLPYGNRKGTSGWQALNRHVRAGETGFLIWAPVTRRPTEEQAREWEAAGRTVRRDPDGRPAIQVVGFRPTSTFDISQTDGEPFEVPTVRRRRQVKAAGGTTAQLLTGDDPTGAYDDVVGLIRQAGYDFALVPAGSAHLGRANGVTVKGTGVQVVRVRADVSGAQRIKTSLHELAHIRCGHLDDLDRQELLHRGRRETEAESVAHLVCRALGLDTQAYSDAYVLGWADGDLALIRDCAQTVLRVAKTILRDLTPDDADLTEAAQPGLAVEAQPV, from the coding sequence ATGGCCATGACAGCCGAGCAACGCGACGCGTTCCTCGAACGGACCCAAGCCGAGTTCGACGCCCGGCTGGCGCGCCTCGCCGCCGACCCCACCGAGTGGGTCACCTTCATCGAGGAAGCGGCCGTCTTCGGCGCCCGCTACAGCCTGCACAACCAGTTCCTGCTCTCGCTCCAGGCCGCGGAACGGAATGTCGAGCCCCGCTACTTCCTGCCCTACGGCAACAGGAAAGGCACCTCAGGCTGGCAGGCCCTCAACCGGCACGTCCGCGCAGGCGAGACCGGGTTCCTCATCTGGGCGCCGGTCACCCGCCGCCCCACCGAGGAGCAGGCCCGCGAGTGGGAGGCCGCCGGCCGCACAGTCCGTCGCGACCCGGACGGGCGCCCCGCGATCCAGGTCGTCGGATTCCGTCCCACCAGCACCTTCGACATCAGCCAGACCGACGGTGAACCCTTTGAGGTGCCCACCGTGCGGCGCCGCCGCCAGGTGAAGGCCGCCGGCGGGACGACCGCGCAGCTGCTCACCGGCGATGACCCCACCGGCGCCTACGACGACGTCGTCGGACTGATCAGACAGGCCGGCTACGACTTCGCCCTCGTGCCTGCGGGCAGCGCCCACCTGGGCCGCGCGAACGGCGTCACCGTCAAGGGGACCGGTGTGCAGGTGGTGCGGGTGCGCGCCGACGTCAGCGGCGCGCAGCGCATCAAAACCAGCCTGCACGAGTTGGCCCACATCCGGTGCGGGCACCTCGACGACCTCGACCGGCAGGAACTGCTGCACCGCGGCCGACGCGAAACCGAAGCCGAGAGCGTCGCCCACCTGGTGTGCCGGGCGCTCGGCCTCGACACCCAGGCCTACTCCGACGCCTATGTGCTCGGCTGGGCCGACGGCGACCTCGCCCTGATCCGTGACTGCGCACAGACCGTGCTGCGGGTGGCCAAGACGATCCTGCGCGACCTCACCCCCGACGACGCTGACCTCACCGAGGCCGCCCAACCCGGGCTCGCAGTCGAGGCGCAGCCCGTCTGA
- a CDS encoding GGDEF domain-containing protein, translated as MGTVSTLAQITVLLAAIVITASITYHLTRLRAAARYRAAVAAALHTAHHDDLTGLANRAGLHAALAVAGRPVAVILVNLDGTRTFVARFGDRAFDQLLVLTAGRLRHAAQAAGGQVFRLRRDEFVAVIDDRADAAGLAARLVAAVAEPTGIHLTGPPVAVTVTACAGVASVTPHQEVARRLALVHVDRALRAAKQTGRGHTTVFHPATMPGAIDGGPVR; from the coding sequence GTGGGCACCGTGTCCACCCTGGCGCAGATCACCGTCCTTTTGGCGGCGATCGTGATCACCGCATCGATCACCTACCACCTGACCCGGCTGCGCGCCGCGGCCCGTTACCGGGCGGCCGTCGCCGCTGCCCTGCACACCGCTCACCACGACGACCTGACCGGCCTCGCCAACCGGGCGGGTTTGCACGCCGCTCTGGCCGTCGCCGGACGACCCGTCGCGGTGATCCTGGTCAACCTGGACGGCACCCGGACGTTCGTGGCCCGCTTCGGCGACCGCGCGTTCGACCAGCTGCTCGTCCTGACCGCCGGTCGCCTCCGCCACGCCGCGCAGGCCGCCGGCGGACAGGTGTTCCGTCTGCGCCGCGACGAGTTCGTGGCAGTCATCGACGATCGCGCCGACGCCGCTGGTCTTGCCGCGCGGCTGGTCGCTGCCGTCGCCGAACCGACCGGCATCCATCTCACCGGGCCGCCCGTCGCGGTCACCGTCACCGCCTGCGCCGGCGTCGCGTCCGTCACGCCGCACCAGGAGGTCGCGCGGCGGCTGGCGCTCGTGCACGTCGACCGCGCCCTGCGCGCGGCTAAACAGACCGGTCGCGGGCACACGACGGTGTTCCACCCCGCCACCATGCCCGGTGCCATCGACGGCGGGCCGGTCCGGTGA
- a CDS encoding DUF4192 domain-containing protein yields MVTPDKLTLTTRDDRVAAVPYLVGFTPTDSLVVVVLDGRQVRFAARLDLPRLSDLAGLAVPAAQNAAMIARHGSAAFLVGYGPAARVAPAATLLTTALTTAGVDVLEALRVGDGRYWCLCGDSGCADGVAYDPAASRIAAEAVYRGLAPLPDRGALERLITPVSGPERVRMRTATYTALSRMAVMLAEGAVSTASGGQPVAPEHVVRAGIAAVQRAYESVARGETLSDDEVGWLTAVLMVPEVRDHAWVSCDGSDVQRRLWIDVTRRAMPATSAAPACLLAITAYLAGDGAMANIAVHCALYADPDYHLAHLLGHALQAGVSPQQWRAATTGTAE; encoded by the coding sequence GTGGTCACACCTGACAAGCTGACTCTCACCACCCGCGACGATCGTGTCGCCGCAGTGCCCTACCTCGTCGGTTTCACCCCGACCGACAGCCTGGTCGTGGTGGTCCTGGACGGCAGGCAGGTCCGCTTCGCCGCCCGCCTCGACCTCCCTCGCCTGTCCGACCTTGCGGGCCTGGCGGTGCCGGCGGCGCAGAACGCCGCGATGATCGCCCGGCACGGGTCGGCGGCGTTCCTCGTCGGCTACGGACCGGCCGCCCGGGTCGCACCCGCCGCCACGCTGCTCACCACCGCGCTGACCACCGCCGGCGTCGACGTCCTCGAAGCCTTGCGGGTCGGCGACGGCCGTTACTGGTGCCTGTGCGGTGACAGCGGCTGCGCCGACGGTGTGGCCTACGACCCGGCCGCGAGCAGGATTGCGGCGGAAGCGGTCTACCGCGGTCTCGCGCCCCTGCCCGACCGGGGCGCGCTGGAACGCCTCATCACGCCGGTATCGGGGCCGGAGCGCGTCCGGATGCGCACTGCGACATACACCGCGCTGTCTCGGATGGCCGTCATGTTGGCCGAGGGCGCCGTCTCGACCGCCAGCGGCGGGCAGCCGGTGGCACCGGAGCATGTGGTGCGCGCCGGGATCGCGGCGGTGCAGCGGGCGTACGAGTCCGTTGCCCGCGGCGAGACCCTGTCCGACGACGAGGTGGGGTGGCTGACCGCCGTCCTCATGGTCCCCGAGGTCCGCGATCACGCGTGGGTCAGCTGCGACGGCAGCGACGTGCAGCGGCGGCTGTGGATCGATGTGACCCGACGGGCGATGCCCGCTACCAGCGCCGCACCGGCCTGCCTGCTCGCCATCACGGCCTACCTGGCCGGTGACGGCGCCATGGCGAACATCGCCGTGCACTGTGCCCTGTACGCCGACCCGGACTACCACCTGGCGCACCTGCTCGGCCACGCGCTGCAGGCCGGTGTGTCGCCGCAGCAGTGGCGGGCCGCCACCACCGGCACCGCCGAGTAG